In a single window of the Terriglobus roseus genome:
- a CDS encoding cell division protein FtsQ/DivIB yields the protein MRKLHQFGGTAAVLDADDDAGPHPESPALRIVAEAPRPRRELVDDYADDADTEAYLRASGRNRRIRRGLIPKTRNGWIAAGVGVVLALAAIAAGGYAAVRFMTTNEKFRMTSSQNVELDGNSHLSRAQMLSVFGEDVDGNIFRVPMEQRRLQLEQMPWVEHATVMRLLPNRMRVHVIERVPVAFVRQGSNIGLVDKSGVLLDIPPDAPGNPSYSFPVVTGVKAEQEPEARAQRMRLYAAFLKDLDSDGKSTSALLSEIDLSDPEDVKALIPDHNSEVLVHFGTENFLSRYKQFEEHIAEWRSQYTRLSSVDMRYERQVVLQMPPKDSTVGGATGTPDAAAQKTDIAAPPAKTPQAAKAAPEAAAPRALAATAQARPAAAKPAVVRHTAPKSSAKPTHPAKPATKSAAKDAATHKRVEAIKAWMAKRHAAQAAGN from the coding sequence ATGCGGAAGCTACATCAGTTCGGTGGGACGGCAGCGGTGTTGGACGCTGACGACGACGCAGGTCCGCACCCGGAGTCTCCGGCGTTGCGGATCGTGGCGGAAGCGCCGCGCCCGCGCCGCGAACTGGTCGACGACTACGCGGACGACGCCGACACGGAAGCTTATCTCCGAGCCAGCGGTCGCAACCGCCGCATCCGCCGCGGGTTGATCCCAAAGACGCGTAACGGCTGGATCGCCGCAGGTGTCGGCGTCGTGCTGGCGCTCGCTGCGATTGCTGCCGGCGGCTATGCCGCGGTGCGCTTTATGACGACGAACGAGAAGTTCCGTATGACGTCGTCTCAGAACGTTGAACTGGATGGCAACAGCCACCTCTCCCGCGCGCAGATGCTGAGCGTTTTTGGCGAGGACGTAGATGGCAACATCTTCCGCGTGCCGATGGAGCAGCGTCGTCTGCAGCTGGAACAGATGCCGTGGGTCGAGCATGCGACGGTGATGCGTCTGCTGCCGAACCGCATGCGTGTGCATGTCATTGAGCGGGTGCCTGTGGCATTTGTGCGGCAGGGCAGCAACATCGGGCTGGTCGATAAGAGTGGCGTTTTGCTCGACATTCCGCCGGACGCGCCCGGTAATCCCAGCTACTCCTTCCCTGTGGTTACGGGCGTGAAGGCGGAGCAGGAGCCGGAGGCTCGCGCGCAGCGTATGCGGCTTTACGCGGCCTTCCTGAAGGACCTGGATTCCGACGGTAAGAGCACCAGCGCCCTGTTGAGTGAGATTGACCTGTCGGATCCGGAAGACGTGAAGGCGTTGATCCCGGACCATAACAGCGAAGTTCTGGTGCACTTTGGCACGGAGAACTTCCTGTCGCGCTACAAGCAGTTTGAGGAGCACATTGCCGAGTGGCGCTCGCAGTACACGCGACTGAGCAGTGTGGACATGCGCTATGAGCGGCAGGTAGTGCTGCAGATGCCGCCCAAGGATTCCACTGTGGGCGGGGCCACCGGCACACCAGATGCCGCCGCGCAGAAGACGGATATAGCCGCGCCTCCCGCAAAGACCCCGCAGGCTGCGAAGGCCGCACCTGAAGCCGCAGCTCCAAGGGCACTTGCCGCGACCGCACAGGCCAGGCCCGCGGCGGCGAAGCCCGCTGTTGTGAGACACACAGCGCCGAAGAGCAGCGCGAAGCCGACACATCCTGCAAAGCCCGCGACGAAGTCCGCAGCGAAGGATGCTGCGACGCACAAACGCGTCGAAGCTATCAAGGCATGGATGGCCAAACGTCACGCAGCACAGGCAGCAGGCAACTAG
- a CDS encoding sugar porter family MFS transporter has product MDINAQVARATVVAGLGGLLFGFDTVVIAGANAALTALYHLTSGWLGFTVASALIGTVIGSIFAGIPGQRLGRRDSLRLMAVLYLLSAIGCALAWSWPSLIVFRILSGLAIGGSSVLGPMYISELAPTKWRGRLVGFFQVNIVLGILLAYLSNFLIGRLNLGANEWRWQLGVAALPALMFFLALFGIPRSPRWLVMVGRREEALRVLHLLGDPDPAMRLSRIQAEIDEERRAHAVPLFTRTHARGIFVAITVGAFTQLAGINAILYYSNTIFGLAGASSISGSQQSVAVGATNLIATLVAMTLIDRIGRKKLLLGGTVGLALTLTAVGAIFYTHSHMNLLLPLLMLYIACFAVSQGAVVWVYISEVFPTAVRAKGQALGSSSHWVFNAAISYAFPVMLRWSTPATFWFFAIMMVVDLVMVSTMYPETSNVSLEDMQHHLQH; this is encoded by the coding sequence ATGGATATCAATGCACAGGTCGCACGAGCGACCGTGGTGGCCGGGCTTGGCGGACTGTTGTTCGGCTTTGACACCGTTGTGATCGCAGGTGCGAATGCCGCGCTGACAGCGCTGTATCACCTGACCTCCGGATGGCTCGGCTTCACCGTTGCCTCTGCTTTGATCGGCACCGTGATCGGCTCCATCTTCGCGGGCATTCCCGGCCAGCGTCTGGGTCGCCGTGACAGCCTGCGCCTGATGGCCGTGCTCTACCTGCTCTCCGCCATCGGCTGCGCACTCGCGTGGAGCTGGCCTTCCCTCATCGTCTTCCGCATCCTCAGCGGCCTCGCCATCGGCGGATCCTCGGTGCTTGGCCCCATGTACATCTCGGAGCTGGCGCCGACGAAGTGGCGCGGACGCCTGGTCGGCTTCTTCCAGGTCAACATCGTGCTCGGCATCCTGCTGGCATACCTGTCCAACTTCCTGATCGGCCGCCTGAACCTCGGCGCGAACGAGTGGCGCTGGCAGCTCGGCGTCGCCGCACTGCCGGCCCTGATGTTCTTCCTTGCACTCTTCGGCATCCCGCGCAGCCCCCGCTGGCTCGTCATGGTTGGACGCCGTGAGGAGGCGCTCCGAGTCCTGCACCTGCTGGGCGATCCCGATCCGGCGATGCGCCTTTCGCGCATCCAGGCGGAGATCGACGAGGAGCGCCGCGCACACGCAGTTCCACTGTTTACCAGGACGCATGCACGCGGTATCTTCGTCGCCATCACCGTTGGGGCATTCACGCAACTGGCAGGCATCAACGCGATCCTCTACTACTCCAACACGATCTTCGGGCTGGCCGGAGCAAGCTCCATCTCGGGCTCGCAACAGTCCGTCGCTGTCGGCGCCACGAACCTGATCGCAACATTGGTTGCGATGACCCTCATCGACCGTATCGGCCGCAAAAAACTGCTGCTGGGCGGCACGGTTGGACTGGCTCTCACGCTCACTGCCGTCGGAGCGATCTTCTACACGCACTCGCACATGAATCTGCTGCTGCCGTTGCTGATGCTCTACATCGCATGTTTCGCCGTCTCACAGGGAGCGGTGGTGTGGGTCTACATCAGCGAGGTCTTCCCCACAGCAGTGCGCGCCAAGGGACAGGCTCTCGGCAGCAGTTCGCACTGGGTCTTTAACGCAGCTATCTCGTACGCGTTCCCGGTGATGCTGCGCTGGTCCACACCGGCAACCTTCTGGTTCTTCGCCATCATGATGGTCGTAGACCTGGTCATGGTGAGCACGATGTATCCCGAGACGAGCAATGTCTCGCTGGAAGACATGCAGCATCACCTGCAGCACTAA
- the ftsZ gene encoding cell division protein FtsZ translates to MMPDEDLRIHYHEDMPRGARIKVIGVGGGGNNAVNRMIAANVEGVEFIAANTDVQALKSSMAPVKLQLGVKLTSGLGAGANPDVGRRAALEDSDKIIEALEGADMVFVTTGLGGGTGTGAAPVIASLASEMGALTVAVVTRPFAFEGKRRMMQAERGLQELLDAVDTVIVIPNEKLLAVAKDAGFFESFRIADDVLRQGVQGISDIITIPGIINRDFADVKTTMAGMGYAVMATGVRSGPDRAREAAIAAMASPLLEAGAIDGARGILINITGSSSLKLSEVNEASTLIQDAAHEDANIIFGAVLDERLGDEVKITVIATGFRQPNADSGDRRERMLEQSGLSRGALAAEQGFVPPIQPRYVAPQGAPRVEVVPAPVYVAPPPAEQSNPTFVAGSPAPSFGDPAPSFAGQTPSFSQEQPSVFAAPPTFSADPAPQASVPEPAELVPVPASAFDDDFFLRQRRPAEQTEQTVSHEPVLRPEVRVPTFAGLAPAEPQHEHDELDIPAFLRRGSL, encoded by the coding sequence ATGATGCCCGACGAAGACCTGCGAATTCATTACCACGAAGACATGCCACGCGGCGCGCGGATCAAGGTCATCGGTGTGGGTGGCGGCGGCAACAATGCGGTGAATCGCATGATCGCGGCGAATGTTGAAGGGGTCGAGTTCATCGCAGCCAACACGGATGTGCAGGCGCTGAAGTCGTCGATGGCGCCGGTCAAGCTGCAGCTTGGCGTGAAGCTGACAAGCGGGCTGGGCGCCGGCGCGAATCCGGATGTGGGCCGTCGTGCGGCACTGGAAGATTCCGACAAGATCATCGAGGCGCTTGAGGGCGCGGACATGGTTTTTGTCACCACCGGTCTTGGCGGTGGCACCGGCACCGGCGCAGCGCCGGTGATCGCATCGCTTGCGAGTGAGATGGGCGCGCTGACCGTTGCGGTCGTGACGCGACCGTTCGCCTTTGAAGGCAAGCGCCGCATGATGCAGGCGGAGCGCGGACTGCAGGAGCTGCTGGACGCGGTCGATACCGTCATTGTGATCCCGAATGAAAAGCTGCTCGCAGTCGCGAAGGATGCGGGATTCTTCGAGTCGTTCCGCATCGCGGACGATGTGCTGAGGCAGGGCGTCCAGGGCATCTCGGACATCATCACGATTCCCGGCATCATCAACCGCGACTTTGCCGACGTGAAGACCACAATGGCCGGGATGGGCTACGCCGTGATGGCCACTGGTGTCCGCAGCGGACCGGACCGTGCGCGCGAGGCAGCGATTGCCGCGATGGCATCGCCGCTGCTTGAGGCAGGCGCGATCGATGGGGCGCGCGGCATCCTGATCAACATCACAGGTTCGTCGTCGCTGAAGCTGAGCGAAGTCAATGAAGCGTCCACGCTGATCCAGGACGCAGCGCATGAGGATGCCAACATCATCTTCGGCGCGGTGCTGGACGAGCGCCTGGGGGATGAAGTGAAGATCACTGTGATCGCTACGGGCTTCCGTCAGCCGAATGCGGACAGTGGCGACCGCCGCGAACGTATGCTGGAGCAGAGCGGCCTGTCGCGCGGCGCACTTGCGGCGGAGCAGGGCTTTGTGCCGCCGATTCAGCCGCGGTATGTTGCACCGCAAGGGGCTCCGCGTGTGGAAGTGGTGCCGGCGCCTGTCTATGTCGCCCCGCCCCCCGCCGAGCAGTCGAATCCGACCTTTGTGGCTGGCTCGCCTGCGCCTTCCTTTGGAGATCCGGCGCCGTCGTTCGCCGGCCAGACGCCTTCGTTTTCGCAGGAGCAGCCGTCCGTCTTCGCTGCGCCGCCTACCTTTTCCGCGGATCCCGCGCCGCAGGCCAGCGTTCCGGAACCTGCAGAACTGGTGCCTGTGCCTGCCTCCGCGTTTGACGACGACTTCTTTCTTCGCCAGCGGCGGCCGGCGGAGCAGACCGAGCAGACCGTCTCGCATGAGCCTGTTCTGCGGCCCGAAGTGCGTGTCCCCACCTTCGCCGGGCTTGCGCCGGCCGAGCCGCAGCATGAGCACGATGAGCTGGATATTCCTGCCTTTTTACGCCGTGGAAGCCTTTAG
- the ftsA gene encoding cell division protein FtsA, with protein sequence MHPRDPAVKEKNDNLITVLDAGSSKSCVLVAELQDGVLRYRGHGIEKSKGMRKGLIAELGPAADAINRAALTAERMTKMGIETAVVGVGGTHVRGINSRGGISMGSRMREITREEVRAAVDRARSVALPADREILHLLPQEFILDDQPGIHDPIGMVGTKLEVNLHLSTCSGGVAQSVVTCANRAGLEVVDTVYEGLASAESVLSADERELGVCIADIGASTTELVVFFEGSVAHTAVLPIGGDHFTNDLAVGLHVSTEEAEHLKLTYGNCVVTSVPSLNEIEVGGNLATGGSTAPRLVRQRFLAEILEPRARELFTMLRDNLRQGGVLEALGTGAVLTGGGAKLPGLLDVAESLLRTPARVGSPVPLSRMPAELAHPEFATAIGMLLYTHRTQVRRASEEMGLKQKLKSIFAGSF encoded by the coding sequence ATGCACCCAAGGGACCCCGCCGTGAAGGAAAAGAACGACAACCTGATTACCGTTCTGGATGCTGGCAGTTCGAAAAGCTGCGTCCTGGTGGCGGAGCTGCAGGATGGCGTTTTGCGGTATCGCGGCCACGGCATCGAGAAGTCGAAAGGCATGCGAAAAGGTCTGATCGCGGAACTTGGACCGGCGGCCGACGCGATCAATCGCGCGGCACTGACCGCCGAGCGCATGACCAAGATGGGCATCGAGACCGCAGTAGTTGGCGTCGGTGGAACGCACGTGCGAGGCATCAACTCGCGTGGCGGTATCTCCATGGGAAGCCGGATGCGCGAGATCACGCGTGAGGAAGTTCGCGCAGCGGTCGATCGTGCGCGCTCCGTAGCGCTTCCGGCCGATCGAGAGATTCTGCACCTGCTGCCGCAGGAGTTCATCCTCGACGACCAGCCTGGCATTCACGACCCCATCGGCATGGTGGGCACCAAGCTTGAGGTGAACCTGCACCTGTCCACGTGCAGCGGCGGCGTTGCGCAAAGCGTGGTCACCTGCGCCAATCGTGCAGGGCTTGAGGTTGTGGACACGGTCTACGAAGGACTGGCATCGGCAGAGTCGGTGCTGAGCGCGGACGAGCGTGAGCTTGGCGTTTGCATTGCCGATATCGGCGCCAGCACGACGGAGCTGGTGGTGTTCTTTGAAGGATCAGTTGCCCATACGGCAGTCCTGCCGATCGGTGGTGATCACTTCACGAACGACCTCGCGGTCGGTCTTCATGTGAGCACCGAAGAGGCGGAGCACCTGAAGCTGACCTACGGCAACTGCGTTGTGACCAGTGTTCCTTCATTGAACGAGATTGAAGTTGGCGGCAACCTGGCCACCGGCGGCAGTACGGCTCCGCGGCTGGTGCGGCAAAGGTTCCTGGCGGAGATTCTGGAGCCGCGTGCACGCGAGCTGTTCACCATGTTGCGCGACAACCTGCGGCAGGGCGGCGTACTGGAAGCTCTCGGGACAGGAGCTGTTCTGACGGGCGGCGGCGCCAAGCTGCCTGGATTGCTGGACGTGGCAGAAAGCCTGCTGCGCACCCCCGCGCGCGTCGGTTCGCCGGTCCCACTCTCCCGCATGCCTGCAGAACTGGCCCATCCGGAGTTCGCTACGGCCATTGGAATGCTGCTGTACACCCATCGGACGCAGGTTCGCCGCGCCAGTGAAGAGATGGGCTTGAAGCAGAAGCTGAAGTCTATCTTTGCGGGTAGCTTCTAA
- a CDS encoding bifunctional ADP-dependent NAD(P)H-hydrate dehydratase/NAD(P)H-hydrate epimerase, whose protein sequence is MKILTAAEMGAADRATTERFGIPLGELMERAGTAVASFLCAQYPRSVGVTILCGTGNNGGDGFVAARALLSSGMHVSVVLLGDESKLRGIAADAFGLLDRTAIHVTSVTDDAEVPGLRRALEASDVVVDAVVGTGFKPPLRGVAVAVRDLLATVKKPVVAVDLPSGWDADSQAITAEGAFRADAVVTFTAPKVAHVLGHLTAPEVFGPVVVAPIGSPADAVESATRLTWTGVSKRLFEKPRIIDSNKGMYGHVLLIGGASGKAGAPSMASLAALRAGAGLVTAAVPRSILNNVALITPELMTTPLDEDASGAVALSNASPERLEKLLKKISVLAIGPGLGTEGEAPEFVRKLVASTNLPLVIDADGLNAFKGQSALLKEASRGGTRTLVLTPHPGEMATLLGVSTKEVQADRVHIARKFAQEHGVTLVLKGWRTLVAHPDGEVSVNTTGNPSMAKGGSGDILTGIVAACVAQEKDNIRDAVNAAVYLHGLAADFAAHRMEQHTVLATDTVAHLSDAFRYRTLDANRAEWICGLRE, encoded by the coding sequence ATGAAGATTCTGACAGCAGCAGAGATGGGTGCGGCCGACCGCGCGACGACGGAGCGCTTCGGTATCCCGCTTGGCGAACTGATGGAGCGTGCTGGGACGGCCGTTGCGTCGTTCCTCTGCGCCCAGTATCCGCGTTCTGTTGGCGTAACCATCCTCTGCGGCACGGGCAACAATGGCGGCGATGGCTTCGTGGCGGCGCGTGCCCTGCTTTCCTCCGGCATGCACGTCAGTGTGGTCCTGCTGGGTGATGAGTCAAAGCTGCGCGGCATCGCTGCGGACGCCTTCGGCTTGTTGGATCGCACCGCAATCCATGTCACATCCGTGACCGACGATGCGGAGGTGCCGGGGCTACGCCGCGCTCTCGAGGCTTCCGACGTCGTGGTTGATGCGGTCGTCGGGACGGGGTTCAAGCCGCCGTTGCGTGGTGTTGCAGTGGCCGTTCGCGACCTGCTGGCGACGGTGAAGAAACCTGTCGTTGCGGTGGATCTGCCTTCAGGGTGGGACGCGGACTCACAAGCTATAACAGCGGAAGGCGCCTTCCGCGCGGACGCTGTGGTGACGTTCACCGCTCCCAAGGTGGCGCACGTCCTGGGGCACCTGACTGCACCGGAGGTCTTCGGGCCGGTTGTGGTGGCGCCCATTGGATCCCCGGCGGACGCGGTTGAGAGCGCGACCCGTCTGACATGGACAGGCGTCTCGAAGCGGCTCTTTGAGAAGCCGCGCATCATCGATTCCAACAAGGGCATGTACGGCCACGTGCTGCTGATTGGCGGGGCTTCGGGTAAGGCGGGCGCGCCTTCCATGGCGTCGCTGGCTGCGCTTCGTGCGGGCGCCGGATTGGTCACCGCCGCAGTGCCGAGATCGATTCTGAACAATGTTGCGCTAATCACGCCGGAGCTGATGACTACGCCGCTCGACGAGGACGCGAGTGGTGCTGTTGCACTTTCGAACGCATCGCCGGAACGGTTGGAGAAGCTGCTGAAAAAGATCAGCGTCCTCGCGATCGGCCCCGGACTTGGTACGGAGGGCGAGGCTCCAGAGTTCGTGAGAAAGCTTGTCGCTTCCACGAACCTGCCGCTGGTGATCGATGCAGATGGCCTCAACGCCTTTAAAGGGCAATCCGCATTGTTGAAGGAAGCCAGCAGGGGCGGAACCCGGACGCTTGTGTTGACACCGCACCCGGGCGAAATGGCGACGCTGCTGGGCGTCTCGACGAAAGAGGTACAGGCGGATCGGGTGCACATTGCGAGGAAGTTCGCACAGGAGCATGGAGTGACCCTTGTGCTGAAAGGGTGGCGGACGCTGGTGGCGCATCCAGATGGAGAGGTTTCCGTAAACACTACGGGCAACCCATCGATGGCGAAGGGCGGTTCGGGGGACATCCTCACGGGCATCGTCGCTGCCTGTGTCGCGCAGGAGAAGGACAACATTCGTGACGCGGTGAATGCGGCGGTCTATCTGCACGGTCTGGCTGCGGACTTTGCGGCGCACCGGATGGAGCAGCATACCGTGCTGGCGACAGACACGGTAGCGCACCTGAGCGACGCCTTCCGCTATCGGACGCTCGATGCGAACCGAGCAGAGTGGATCTGCGGTTTGCGAGAATAG
- the murC gene encoding UDP-N-acetylmuramate--L-alanine ligase yields MFAAAQRVHFIGIGGIGMSGIAEILLSLGFPVSGSDLRTSPTTDRLRKLGAAIFVGHAADQVKPSDVVVISSAVAKDNPEVLEAHARKIPVIHRSDMLAELMRLKYGVAVGGMHGKTTTTSMIAAVLDAGGLDPTVVVGGRVDMFGSNARAGQSRYLVAEADESDRSFLKLSPILAVVTNLDREHMENYRDMADVEQCFVDFMNKVPFYGATTACIDDPMLRAILPRVQRRVMTYGESPEADFRLVILPKETDSYSSFEVNARGIVLGPFKLHVPGKHNVLNATAAVAIAVELGVPPKQIAAGLARFRGVDRRFQTKGVERGVTVVDDYGHHPTEIRATLAAARDCGFKKVHVLFQPHRYTRTRDLFDDFVTAFAGADRVEIVDIYAASEQPIEGVTAQSLVRAMRAVGIDANYAASFDAAALRLSEVAAKGEAILTLGAGSVSQAGATILTALKR; encoded by the coding sequence TTGTTTGCAGCGGCACAGCGCGTGCACTTTATCGGCATTGGCGGCATCGGGATGAGCGGCATCGCAGAGATTTTGCTGAGCCTGGGCTTTCCCGTGAGTGGGTCTGACCTGCGGACGTCGCCAACGACAGACCGCCTTCGGAAGCTTGGCGCAGCCATTTTTGTCGGCCATGCTGCCGACCAGGTGAAGCCGTCGGACGTTGTGGTGATCAGTTCGGCGGTGGCGAAGGACAATCCTGAGGTTCTCGAGGCGCATGCGCGCAAGATTCCGGTCATTCATCGCTCGGACATGCTGGCCGAGTTGATGCGACTGAAATATGGCGTTGCCGTGGGCGGCATGCATGGGAAGACGACGACGACGAGCATGATCGCGGCGGTGCTGGACGCGGGCGGGCTGGATCCGACGGTGGTGGTCGGCGGCCGGGTTGATATGTTCGGGTCGAACGCGCGAGCGGGGCAGTCTCGCTACCTGGTGGCGGAGGCGGATGAGAGCGATCGCAGCTTCCTGAAGCTGTCGCCGATCCTCGCGGTGGTCACGAACCTGGATCGCGAGCACATGGAGAACTACCGTGACATGGCCGACGTGGAACAGTGCTTCGTCGACTTCATGAACAAGGTGCCGTTCTACGGTGCGACAACCGCGTGCATCGACGATCCGATGTTGCGGGCGATTCTGCCGCGCGTGCAGCGACGTGTGATGACCTATGGCGAGAGCCCGGAGGCGGACTTTCGGCTGGTGATCCTGCCGAAGGAGACGGACAGCTACTCCAGCTTTGAGGTGAACGCGCGTGGCATCGTGCTGGGGCCGTTCAAGCTGCATGTCCCTGGCAAACACAACGTATTGAACGCGACGGCAGCGGTGGCGATCGCTGTGGAACTCGGCGTTCCGCCCAAGCAGATTGCCGCAGGGCTGGCACGCTTTCGTGGCGTGGACCGTCGTTTCCAGACGAAGGGCGTTGAGCGAGGCGTCACGGTGGTGGACGATTACGGACACCATCCCACGGAGATTCGCGCCACGCTCGCGGCGGCTCGGGATTGCGGCTTTAAAAAGGTGCACGTACTCTTTCAGCCGCATCGGTACACGCGTACTCGAGATCTGTTTGATGACTTTGTGACCGCGTTTGCTGGCGCGGATCGCGTGGAGATCGTCGATATCTACGCGGCCAGCGAGCAGCCGATCGAGGGGGTCACAGCGCAGTCGCTGGTTCGTGCAATGCGTGCGGTGGGGATCGACGCCAACTACGCGGCAAGCTTTGACGCAGCGGCGCTTCGGTTGAGCGAGGTCGCGGCGAAGGGCGAAGCCATCCTGACACTGGGTGCCGGGAGTGTTTCGCAGGCCGGTGCGACGATTCTGACAGCGTTGAAGCGGTAG
- the tsaE gene encoding tRNA (adenosine(37)-N6)-threonylcarbamoyltransferase complex ATPase subunit type 1 TsaE codes for MIEKRLKTRSVAGTLALAQNIYELMLPAPRLVVLRGDLGAGKTTLVKGIAQAIGASADDVTSPTFTLVQEYQGTKLKLYHLDLYRLEKDEELLSLGIEEMEVEPDALVLVEWGEKFPSLMQRARGQVVIQPGDEPDERWFFVQML; via the coding sequence ATGATTGAGAAGCGGTTGAAGACGAGGAGCGTCGCGGGAACGCTGGCGCTGGCGCAGAACATCTACGAACTCATGCTGCCGGCGCCGCGACTGGTGGTGCTGCGGGGCGATCTGGGTGCGGGCAAAACAACGCTGGTGAAGGGAATCGCACAGGCCATTGGCGCCAGTGCCGATGATGTGACCAGTCCGACCTTTACCCTGGTGCAGGAGTATCAGGGGACGAAGCTGAAGCTGTACCATCTGGATCTCTACCGGCTTGAAAAGGACGAGGAACTACTGTCGCTGGGCATCGAGGAGATGGAAGTCGAGCCCGACGCGCTGGTCCTGGTGGAGTGGGGAGAGAAGTTTCCGTCACTGATGCAGCGTGCGCGCGGACAGGTAGTCATTCAGCCGGGCGATGAGCCGGACGAGCGCTGGTTTTTCGTGCAGATGCTCTGA
- a CDS encoding penicillin-binding transpeptidase domain-containing protein, protein MRFDLFERLRDRAVVAVLPVALACVCVAVAPLGALAMTRTSGTSHHAPSRVAASRSHARTSAPASAARGRGAKGRVVAGRGRAVAGRNVVAIIHGRRVRTFVPARYAERFSAPSFAQNVDNITLGDVTAGEDPLVRASLIQALGNMNGTALAIDPKNGRILAMVNQKVALGPGAEPCSTIKLTVALAALSEGIINKDTPVNLGHGYHLNLTYALARSVNPYFEELGRELGFERVKHYANEFGLGELAGYNVAGEQLGTYPDHPLPESKGGVGRMCSFGESVEMTPMQLGAIVASIANGGSLFYLQHPTTPEEVANYTPRLKRTLNIQPYIPEILPGMAGAVEASYGTARSLRANFHEFPVFGKTGTCSDNGTRFGWFAGYGDGPNGRIVTVFFLTGGRPTFGPKAAELTGLFYRALADKSYFHQTALPNVAAQVPATDPSAATTTVPGMSPTPAAIPAASSIPATEPTGTPRMAPLPGASPAPCSVNSTAC, encoded by the coding sequence ATGAGGTTTGACCTGTTCGAGAGGCTGCGCGACCGGGCCGTCGTTGCCGTACTTCCTGTTGCCCTTGCCTGCGTCTGTGTTGCAGTGGCGCCCCTGGGCGCGCTTGCCATGACGCGTACCAGTGGAACCTCCCATCACGCGCCTTCTCGCGTGGCTGCGTCCCGCTCGCATGCTCGGACTTCGGCGCCCGCCAGTGCGGCAAGAGGCCGCGGGGCGAAAGGGCGTGTCGTTGCTGGCCGGGGCCGCGCAGTTGCCGGGCGGAATGTTGTCGCCATTATTCATGGCCGACGTGTTCGCACCTTTGTTCCGGCACGGTATGCAGAGCGTTTTTCCGCTCCATCATTCGCGCAGAACGTCGACAACATCACGCTGGGCGATGTGACTGCGGGTGAAGACCCGCTGGTCCGTGCGTCGCTGATCCAGGCGCTGGGCAACATGAATGGCACAGCCCTTGCCATCGATCCGAAGAATGGCCGCATTCTGGCCATGGTGAATCAGAAGGTCGCGCTTGGGCCGGGTGCGGAGCCGTGTTCGACGATCAAGCTGACGGTCGCACTGGCAGCGCTGTCCGAAGGCATCATCAATAAGGACACACCGGTCAACCTGGGGCACGGTTATCACCTGAATCTTACGTATGCGCTGGCGCGGAGCGTGAATCCTTACTTTGAAGAGCTCGGTCGCGAGCTGGGCTTTGAACGTGTGAAGCACTATGCGAACGAGTTCGGGCTGGGCGAATTGGCTGGTTACAACGTTGCGGGCGAGCAGCTTGGGACGTATCCCGACCATCCGTTGCCGGAGTCGAAGGGCGGCGTCGGCCGGATGTGCTCGTTTGGCGAGAGCGTCGAGATGACGCCCATGCAGCTCGGCGCAATCGTCGCGTCGATTGCAAATGGTGGCAGCCTCTTTTACCTGCAGCACCCGACCACGCCGGAAGAGGTCGCCAACTACACGCCTCGCCTGAAGCGCACGTTGAACATTCAGCCCTACATCCCGGAGATTCTGCCCGGCATGGCTGGCGCTGTGGAAGCCTCGTATGGCACGGCACGCAGTTTGCGGGCTAACTTTCATGAGTTTCCAGTCTTTGGTAAGACCGGCACGTGCAGCGACAACGGCACACGCTTCGGCTGGTTCGCAGGCTACGGCGACGGACCGAACGGGCGCATTGTGACGGTCTTCTTTCTGACCGGTGGCCGGCCGACCTTTGGCCCCAAGGCCGCGGAGTTGACCGGGCTCTTCTACCGGGCGCTGGCGGATAAGAGCTACTTCCACCAGACCGCTCTACCGAATGTGGCGGCGCAGGTTCCCGCGACCGATCCTTCTGCGGCGACGACGACAGTGCCGGGCATGAGCCCAACACCAGCGGCGATTCCGGCGGCCTCGTCGATACCTGCGACTGAGCCCACCGGCACACCGAGGATGGCTCCACTGCCCGGGGCGTCGCCTGCTCCTTGTTCCGTCAACTCGACGGCCTGCTAA